The genomic DNA CCAGTTCTTGCACCGTGAGCGGGACGATCAATGCAAACAGACCGATCACGACCGCATAGGATACGATGATGGCGAGGATGCGGCGCTCGAGCCCGATCATGAGATTCAGGCGGGCAAGGATGGTCCACGCGGAGGGTGTCGAAATGGACGTTTCAGTGGCGGTGTCGTTCACACAAGGGCTCGTATCGGGCGGCTGTGGGCCGCAGTGTGGGCGATTGCCTGATGTCTGTCAAGTTGAGCAGGTCCGGCCATGCGGAGCGCAGGGCCATGAAGCGGGCGGGAACAGAAACGTAGAATTGATGCGTTGGCCGGCTAGTTCAGCATGATTCGACGGTCGACATGGGGGGTCAGGTTGGGATCGTTCGAGACAAAAATGACCGACCACGGCTCTTCCTTGCTGCAGAGACGCCGGAGAATCGTCTCGCGCATCGCGGGATGCATGTTGTGGAGGATTCCCTCGAAAATGAGGAGTTGCGGCCGACCCAGAATCGCCCGGGCGACCAGGATGCGCGCAATGTGCGTCGGGGCGAAAACCTTTCCGGCAGCCCGGACGTGGGTTTTGAGGCCGTGCGGCATGGCATCGACTTCCTCTTCCAGTTCGGCGAAGCGTAACGCCCATCGCACATCACTATAGGGGATGTACTCCCGTCCGAGTACGATATTTTCTTCGAGCGTGCCTTCGAACAACGACAACTTCGAATCCAGGATGAATCCTCTGAACCGGTTGACGGAGTCCAGGTTGAGGTGCCGGAGGTCGACGCCGTTGTAGCGGATCACGCCGGAGGTGGGTGATTCCAGGCCCCCCAAGATTCTGGCCAGCGTGGTTTTGGCCATCGTGCTGCCCGCATAAATGCCGACTTTCTCTCCGGGGGTGACTTCCAGATTGAAGTCCTCGAAGACGGCCGGGGTGCCCGCTGGCGCAAAGGTCAGATCTTTGCAGGTAACTCGAATGCCGTGCACGGTCGGATCCGGAAGCGGGATGGAGAGGGTCGCCGTATCCTGATCTTTGGGAAGCGAGAACAAGAAATTCAGCTCCGTCAGTGCCGTCAGGAAGTAGTAAATGTGTCCCATCCGTTTCACGACCCCATCGAAACTCGACAGGATGCCGCTCACGACGACCTCGGCGGCGACGAATTGTCCGAGCGTCAATTGCCCGATGCCCAGGAGCCAACCGGCCGTCGCAATCAGCCCGCTGTGCGCGATCGCTTGCCATCCGAGTGATCCTAAGTACTGCCGGATCAAAATCCCGAAGCGTGTCCTGCGCACGCCGATATAGGTATCCACCAGCTGGTCCGTCTTTTTAACCAGTAGGGCCTGGCTGTCCGTCGATTTTAAATGGAGCAGATTGTGGGCGATCTCCTGAAACCAGTGCAGGGTGTCATATTTGGCATGGGAGAGGCTCATGTCGGCCTTGAGGCCGCCATGGCTCATGAGAAAAAAAACCACGTTGAAGCCGACCAGCAGAATTGCGTTGTACAGCAAGAAATACGGATGATAGAAGACCAGAATAGTCATGCCCACTGCGCCGCCGACGATGACGTTGATCAGGTCCACCAGCAGGACTGAGACCGCCCGTTGCATGAGAATGGTTTCGACGAAGAAATTTGCAAAACGGGGTTCAAAGCCCTGGTAGCGCAGGTGCGGGAGTTGCTGCGCCATGGCAATGGCGACCCGAGCGAAGATGCGACGTTCCAACACCTCAACCGCATAGTATTGTAAGGCTCGAAAGGCCCCGACGAATAACAGGGCGGCCACCATGACGGCGGCCAGGGTGACGATGGTAATGGGTTGGATGGCAAACGCGAAGGTATTGACGAGTTCCTGTACCGTGAGAGGCACGATCAGGGCGAACAGTCCGATGGCGATCGAATAGGAAACGATGAGTCCAAGGACGCGCCGTTCCAGGCGCAAGAGGAGGCCAAGATGACCGATGACGGCCTGGAACAGATTGCTCTGATTGCCGGAATGGTCCTGGGCCATCGCGCTACTCCTGCAAAACCTGACTGGGCCCCTTGCCGTGTCTCTTTGCGAGCAGTCTGAAGTCCTGGAGGTGACACGCCTGTGCCGGACCACCTCGTCGGCTAAAACCTATCAGAGCAGACCGTAAAATACCACTATTTGGAGAAGCTCGCCCCGACGCGATAGTTCACCGGCGTCGCGGACGGCTGACTCCGTGCCCAGCTGCCGGTCGCCCATTGATACAAAGCCAACGCTTTCTGATAGTCTGCCTTCGCTCGCACCAGCTGCATTTCCGAATCGACGGAGTTTCGTTCGCGCAGGTTCACAAACAGGACGCTGGTAGCGCCCAGACTGAAACGGAACCGCTCGCCTTCCTCCAGCGTCTTGGCCATGCGGAGCGATTCGGCCGCTGCGACGACCCGCTCCTTCGCGCGTTCGATGGCCGAGAGCGCATTGTCGACGTCCACGACCACTTGCTGTTCCCGGTATTTCTGCACCATCACCAGGCGATCGGCCTGTGCCTGCGCTTCCATCACTTCACCGCGGCTTCTCCGCTGCAGGATCGGCATCCGCAACTCCACACCAAACCGGTAGCCGAGGCCGAGGACGAATTTCTCCGGCGCTCGCGCCGGCGCGGCTTCAAGATCCAGGCTGGGCAGCAGGTTGTTTTTGGCCAATTCCAGGTCGATGTTGTTGACCTTGGCTTCGATATCGACCTCGCGAATCTCCGGCCGGTCGGTTTTCGCCTGGAGCTTGTCGGCTCGCACGATTTCAGGCGTCGGCACGGCGGTCGGCGGCGGGAAATCCGGTGCTCGCTCGAGTTGTGGCGAGGTCGGGGTCTGGTTTTCCCAAAGGAACATCGACATCTTATATTGTTCCTGCTCTACGGCTCGTTGTGCGCCGATGGCGATCTCGCGCCGGCGCTGGACTTCCTGCCCTGCTTCAACGACGTCGAGCGGGGCGACGGCGCCCGCTTTGGCTCTGCCTTCGACCTGCCGCAACCGTTCTTCAGCAACTCCCAGGGCCCGGCGCTGCACGTCCACGTACTTTGCCGCAGAGACCCAATCCCAGAACTGGGTGGCGGCTGCGAGGAACAGGTCCTGCCTGGTTTGGGAGATTTTGACATCGGCACGTGGATCGGCCAACTCCGATCGCTGGAGTTCGGCATTCTCCGGGTTGATCATGAGTCCTTTGAGGAGGGGCAGAAAGCCACCGAGAATGACCTGTTGGCCGTTGCCGAAACCGAGGTCCGGGATCTTGGCGTCGCCAATGGACTGCCGAACGCCCGCGCTGCCACGGAACCCCCAAGGCGTGCGCGCTTCGACCAGCGTATCGTTGAAGCCGACGCTTTGCGTCTTGGTGGTCCCTTTCTCGATAAATCGTTCGATTTCCGTATCGTTCACGAGGACGGGCTCGAAGGCGCCCAGGGCTTTGAGCATTTTCCCGCGCGCTGAAGTTTTTTCGGTGCCGGCTCCCTTCAGCAGGGGATGGGATCGATCGATCCAGGCGTGGACTTCGTTCAACGAGAGAGGAATGGGCGGGAGCGTGCGTGGTTTCGCCGTCTCGTCCGCAGACAGACCGGTGTCAGGCAGCGAGCAGAGCCCACAGGCGGCGAGGGCAAGTACCCAAGCATGGATCTTCATGAAACGCACTCCTTTCTGAGTATAAACAAGAGAGAACAAGGTCGAAGGAAATGAGCGCTGCGGCCTGGTGGCCGGTCGGAAGGGGCCTGTTACTTGGCCCCGCGACCGGCTTTCGGCAAGAGCGTATCGATCAAGCTCGGGGGCCGTTCCTGGTAGTCGGGCGGAAACAGATTGAAGCGGCGCCACAGCTCGTACCAGAGCGGGACACGATTGAGAATGACCCACCCCATGGCTTTGGTGCCCTGGCGGACATGTTCTTGCGGAGGCCAGGGACGTTCCTCCTGGTCGGGGACGACCCAGAAGCGGAAGTTGCCTTTTCCGTCGTCCACCTGGTCGATGACTTTGATGACGCCGTTATAGGTACCGGCCATCAGTTCCGGCCACGCCGGCAACGGGATGGCGGGAATACCGTAGAAGAGAATCTTGACCTTCCGGCCGACATTGAGCAATGGCGCGTCGATGCCGTCGGCGACCATTTCGATGGCCTTGTCCGTGCTGCTCGGTGAAATTTTGACGAGTTTGTCCCCGGGACGCACGGTTTCGCCCGCGCCGGCCTGCGCCATTTTCACCACGGTGCCGTCGATGGGAGAAAGAATGCGGCCAGCCACGCGCCGCTGGTTGGCATTGGAGAGGCGTAATGAGACGTCCGCGACTTGATCGGCGGCTCGTGCCGCCTCTCCGATCGACGCATCGCGGGCCGCTTCAGCGTCGAGGAGACGTTGGAGCACTTCCGCGCTTACCTGTTCCCGTCCGAAACTTAATGCTTTCATGCTCTGTTCGGCCGCACTCAAATTGGCCTGTGCGCCTTGCAGGTCGGCTTTACTGGCCAGGGCAGATTGAATCGTGAGTTCCAGTTCGCGTTGGGAGACCAGGCCTTGCTGCGCCAATTGCTGGTGCCGCTCGACGTTGAGCTCGGCAGTGGCCACGGCAATCTTGGAGGCTTCGATTTTCTGCCTCGCTTCGCGCACCTTGCTTTCCGCCTCGAGGACGCGGGCACCTGCCGAAGGGACGGCCGCCTTCACAAGGTTTTGCATTTCTTTGATCCGCTTATCGAGCTGATCGGCTCGGCTCAACGCCGCCTTCCGGGTGTCCTCCAGCGCTTTCCTGCGTTGTTCGAGGAGGCTCAAAAGATCGGGGGCCATGAAGTTCGGATCGTAGTCGTCGAGTTCGAGAATTACATCGCCGGTCTTGACTCGCACGCCTTCGAAGACGTGCCATTTTCTGATGCGGCCGGTGATCTGTGCTTCGACGTCCTGCGGCCGTTCGAACGGTGTGTAGGCCGACAGTTGCCCGGTCACCGTGATGGTTTGCGTCCAGGGTACGAATGCGACGATGAGTATGAAGAAACCGACCAGGAGAATGGCCAGCCGCGAGGAGAAGCGAAGCCGCTCGGGAATCTGGACCGCCTCCCACGACTGGAGCTGGGTCGATGTCGCAAGATCATCGACCGCCATTTCATCCAGCCCCGTGCGCTGGGTGACCAGGGAGCGAATTCTGCTCTTGAGCCCTTCACGGATCCGCTGCACGTGTTCCCTCCAGGGCACAACCAGTGAGATAAAACTGCACAGCATATCATAGTGGATTGCGGAGGACTTGGTCAATTCAATGAGGGGTTCCGTCTGGGTGTGGCTTGACCCTTTGACCGGAGAACGGCTAAGGTTCGCCGCATCGTTCTTTTCTTCAGCCAAAGGCGGCCTCTCACATGTCAAAGAATAGCACCGCGGTCCGGGCTTCAGTCGGGGTCCTGGGCGGAAGCAAGTCGGACTTCCCGATCCTGGAAAAGGCCGTAGCCATGCTGAACGAACTAGGCATTCCCAACGAGCTCTTGGTGGTCTCCGCCCATCGGACTCCCGATCGTCTCTTCGCCTACGCGGAACAGGCGATCGACCGGGGCATTCAGGTCATCATTGCGGGCGCCGGCGGGGCCGCCCATCTTCCCGGAATGCTGGCGGCGAAGACTCCGTTGCCGGTGATCGGGGTTCCCATTCCCACAGAGAATCTCAGAGGATTGGACTCGCTGTTGTCCATCGTGCAGATGCCCAGAGGCATTCCGGTGGCGACGGTCGCCATCGGGGGCGCGGAGAATGCCGCCATTCTTGCCGCACAAATACTCGGACTCCGGTCCGCCGCCATCAGACAGCGTGTCGAACAGTTTCGCGCGAATCAAACACAGTCGGTGCTCGACTCACAGGACGACGCTCGATTGTGTCCTCCCTTGCGGATGGGGCGAGGCTCCCGGGCGAGCCGCCAGTCGTGAATGCGACGGTCATCGATCCTGGCGCGACGCTGGGTGTGCTGGGAGGCGGACAACTCGGCGCCATGTTTGCAACTGCAGCCCGGCGTCTCGGGTATGCGGTGGTCGTGTGGGATCCCGATCCCGAAGCGCCGGCCCACCGGCTGGCCGACTCCTCCCTTATCCGACCATTTACGGACTCTGCCGCGTGTCAGGACTTTATCGGGCGCGTGTGCGCCGTCACGTATGAATGGGAAAATGTGCCTGCCGACCTCTGCGAGCAGTTGGAACGCGACGTGCCGGTCCGGCCCTCGAGCCGGGTGCTTCGTGT from Nitrospira sp. ND1 includes the following:
- the purE gene encoding 5-(carboxyamino)imidazole ribonucleotide mutase codes for the protein MSKNSTAVRASVGVLGGSKSDFPILEKAVAMLNELGIPNELLVVSAHRTPDRLFAYAEQAIDRGIQVIIAGAGGAAHLPGMLAAKTPLPVIGVPIPTENLRGLDSLLSIVQMPRGIPVATVAIGGAENAAILAAQILGLRSAAIRQRVEQFRANQTQSVLDSQDDARLCPPLRMGRGSRASRQS
- a CDS encoding ATP-binding cassette domain-containing protein, yielding MAQDHSGNQSNLFQAVIGHLGLLLRLERRVLGLIVSYSIAIGLFALIVPLTVQELVNTFAFAIQPITIVTLAAVMVAALLFVGAFRALQYYAVEVLERRIFARVAIAMAQQLPHLRYQGFEPRFANFFVETILMQRAVSVLLVDLINVIVGGAVGMTILVFYHPYFLLYNAILLVGFNVVFFLMSHGGLKADMSLSHAKYDTLHWFQEIAHNLLHLKSTDSQALLVKKTDQLVDTYIGVRRTRFGILIRQYLGSLGWQAIAHSGLIATAGWLLGIGQLTLGQFVAAEVVVSGILSSFDGVVKRMGHIYYFLTALTELNFLFSLPKDQDTATLSIPLPDPTVHGIRVTCKDLTFAPAGTPAVFEDFNLEVTPGEKVGIYAGSTMAKTTLARILGGLESPTSGVIRYNGVDLRHLNLDSVNRFRGFILDSKLSLFEGTLEENIVLGREYIPYSDVRWALRFAELEEEVDAMPHGLKTHVRAAGKVFAPTHIARILVARAILGRPQLLIFEGILHNMHPAMRETILRRLCSKEEPWSVIFVSNDPNLTPHVDRRIMLN
- a CDS encoding TolC family protein, which codes for MKIHAWVLALAACGLCSLPDTGLSADETAKPRTLPPIPLSLNEVHAWIDRSHPLLKGAGTEKTSARGKMLKALGAFEPVLVNDTEIERFIEKGTTKTQSVGFNDTLVEARTPWGFRGSAGVRQSIGDAKIPDLGFGNGQQVILGGFLPLLKGLMINPENAELQRSELADPRADVKISQTRQDLFLAAATQFWDWVSAAKYVDVQRRALGVAEERLRQVEGRAKAGAVAPLDVVEAGQEVQRRREIAIGAQRAVEQEQYKMSMFLWENQTPTSPQLERAPDFPPPTAVPTPEIVRADKLQAKTDRPEIREVDIEAKVNNIDLELAKNNLLPSLDLEAAPARAPEKFVLGLGYRFGVELRMPILQRRSRGEVMEAQAQADRLVMVQKYREQQVVVDVDNALSAIERAKERVVAAAESLRMAKTLEEGERFRFSLGATSVLFVNLRERNSVDSEMQLVRAKADYQKALALYQWATGSWARSQPSATPVNYRVGASFSK
- a CDS encoding HlyD family secretion protein, with the protein product MQRIREGLKSRIRSLVTQRTGLDEMAVDDLATSTQLQSWEAVQIPERLRFSSRLAILLVGFFILIVAFVPWTQTITVTGQLSAYTPFERPQDVEAQITGRIRKWHVFEGVRVKTGDVILELDDYDPNFMAPDLLSLLEQRRKALEDTRKAALSRADQLDKRIKEMQNLVKAAVPSAGARVLEAESKVREARQKIEASKIAVATAELNVERHQQLAQQGLVSQRELELTIQSALASKADLQGAQANLSAAEQSMKALSFGREQVSAEVLQRLLDAEAARDASIGEAARAADQVADVSLRLSNANQRRVAGRILSPIDGTVVKMAQAGAGETVRPGDKLVKISPSSTDKAIEMVADGIDAPLLNVGRKVKILFYGIPAIPLPAWPELMAGTYNGVIKVIDQVDDGKGNFRFWVVPDQEERPWPPQEHVRQGTKAMGWVILNRVPLWYELWRRFNLFPPDYQERPPSLIDTLLPKAGRGAK